One window of the Spirochaetota bacterium genome contains the following:
- the purM gene encoding phosphoribosylformylglycinamidine cyclo-ligase, with protein MGITYKDSGVDVEGGNRFVKRISTIVKDTFTKEVLTDIGGFAALFDATFKQYNEPVLVSSTDGVGTKLKIAQMMNIHTTIGIDAVAMCVNDIVVTGAKPLFFLDYLACGKLHEDVLVDVITGIATGCKMADCALIGGETAEHPNVMQPDDYDIAGFSVGVVDKQRIINGSTIQPGDVIIGVASSGIHSNGYSLVRKLLFDIKKYTITTKFDDLPKPLGEVLLEPTRIYVKPILKALETVTIKGLVHITGGGFYENIPRILPHNTAAYIEKKSFPVPPIFQILQREGKIEEKEMFTTFNMGVGMMCVVAQNEAETLIKILTQHGEHAYIIGTIQSRRDQPVVLC; from the coding sequence ATGGGTATAACATATAAAGATTCAGGGGTTGATGTTGAAGGTGGCAACAGGTTTGTAAAAAGAATAAGCACAATAGTAAAGGATACTTTTACAAAAGAAGTTTTAACTGATATTGGTGGATTTGCAGCGCTGTTTGATGCCACATTTAAACAATATAATGAACCAGTACTGGTATCCAGTACCGATGGAGTTGGAACAAAATTAAAAATTGCGCAAATGATGAACATACATACAACCATTGGCATTGATGCCGTTGCAATGTGTGTAAATGATATTGTAGTTACAGGTGCAAAACCATTATTTTTCCTGGATTACTTGGCATGTGGCAAGCTTCACGAAGATGTGCTTGTTGATGTAATTACTGGCATTGCCACAGGCTGCAAAATGGCAGATTGTGCCCTCATAGGTGGCGAAACTGCTGAACACCCTAACGTTATGCAACCAGACGATTACGATATAGCGGGTTTTAGCGTTGGTGTGGTTGACAAGCAGCGTATCATCAATGGGAGCACAATTCAACCTGGCGACGTGATTATAGGCGTCGCTTCATCCGGGATTCATTCCAATGGCTATTCTCTTGTACGCAAATTACTTTTTGATATAAAAAAATATACCATCACAACAAAATTTGATGACCTCCCCAAACCATTAGGCGAAGTTTTGCTAGAACCAACACGAATTTACGTAAAACCAATTTTAAAAGCATTGGAGACAGTTACTATTAAGGGGCTGGTTCATATTACTGGCGGGGGTTTCTACGAGAATATCCCCCGTATATTGCCACACAATACTGCTGCATATATTGAAAAAAAATCATTTCCTGTTCCACCAATATTTCAAATACTACAACGTGAAGGAAAAATTGAAGAAAAGGAAATGTTCACAACATTTAATATGGGTGTAGGCATGATGTGTGTTGTAGCACAAAATGAAGCCGAGACACTTATAAAGATCCTTACTCAACACGGCGAACACGCATATATCATTGGAACAATACAATCACGCAGAGATCAACCTGTAGTTCTTTGCTAA